The Yoonia sp. SS1-5 genome contains a region encoding:
- the dxs gene encoding 1-deoxy-D-xylulose-5-phosphate synthase encodes MTNRPHTPVLDAVAGPADIRRLSDDALASLAADVRAEVISAVSETGGHLGSSLGVVELTVALHAVFDTPRDKLIWDVSHQCYPHKVLTGRRDRIRTLRQEGGLSGFTKRAESDFDPFGAAHSSTSISAALGFTIGRDMGRPTGDAIAVIGDGSISAGMAYEAMNNAGHEGRRMFVILNDNEMSIAPPTGAMSKYLSSLYASPMGDLHKMAEGFESALPGPIRDHARRARQLVTGMQTGGSGTLFEELGFSYVGPIDGHDMSQLLPVLRSARTRATGPVLIHVCTTKGKGYAPAEHSADCGHGVAKFDVQTGTQAKAKSNAPSYTKVFGSALTVEAQQDPNIVAVTAAMPSGTGVNIMEERFASRVFDVGIAEQHAVTFAGGMAASGLRPFCAIYSTFLQRGYDQVVHDIALQNLPVRFAIDRAGLVGADGPTHAGSFDIGYMAALPNMVVMAAGNELELMHMVRTAAAYDDGPIAFRYPRGEGVGLDLPERGNVIEIGKGRIVQEGSDVALLSFGAHLSECQIAADQMAAQGVSVTIADARFAKPLDRDLIRQLLRHHKAVVTVEQGARGGFGAMVLHDLANDGLLDGRCQVRTMTLPDRYIDQAAPAAMYADAGLTAVDIAATAMQAAGLKLKRSPVGVA; translated from the coding sequence ATGACTAATCGCCCCCACACCCCCGTTCTCGATGCGGTTGCAGGTCCCGCGGATATCCGACGTCTAAGCGATGACGCCTTGGCAAGTCTGGCCGCAGATGTCCGGGCCGAGGTCATTTCGGCCGTGTCCGAAACCGGCGGGCATCTTGGGTCATCGCTGGGCGTGGTTGAGTTGACCGTGGCGCTGCATGCCGTCTTTGACACCCCGCGGGACAAGCTGATCTGGGACGTCTCGCATCAATGCTATCCGCACAAGGTGCTGACCGGTCGACGTGACCGGATCCGGACCCTGCGCCAGGAGGGTGGCTTGTCAGGTTTTACCAAACGGGCCGAGAGCGATTTTGACCCCTTTGGCGCTGCCCATTCCAGCACGTCCATTTCTGCCGCTTTGGGTTTCACAATTGGCCGGGATATGGGCCGGCCGACAGGTGATGCGATCGCCGTGATCGGCGACGGGTCCATCAGTGCTGGCATGGCTTATGAGGCGATGAACAATGCCGGCCACGAAGGTCGCCGGATGTTTGTCATTCTCAATGACAACGAGATGTCGATTGCCCCACCAACCGGTGCGATGTCGAAATATCTGTCCAGCCTCTATGCCTCGCCCATGGGCGATTTGCACAAGATGGCGGAAGGGTTCGAATCTGCATTGCCCGGCCCGATCCGGGATCATGCCCGCCGCGCCCGCCAATTGGTGACCGGCATGCAAACCGGCGGGTCCGGCACATTGTTTGAAGAACTGGGGTTCAGTTATGTCGGCCCCATTGACGGCCACGACATGTCCCAACTTCTGCCGGTCCTGCGCTCGGCCCGGACCCGCGCGACCGGACCGGTTCTGATCCATGTCTGTACCACCAAAGGCAAGGGCTATGCCCCCGCCGAACACAGTGCCGATTGCGGGCATGGTGTCGCGAAATTCGATGTGCAGACCGGAACGCAGGCCAAGGCAAAGTCAAATGCGCCAAGCTACACCAAGGTATTTGGCAGTGCCTTGACGGTCGAAGCGCAACAAGATCCCAATATCGTCGCGGTCACCGCTGCCATGCCATCGGGAACCGGGGTGAACATCATGGAGGAACGCTTCGCGTCCCGCGTCTTTGATGTCGGTATCGCAGAGCAGCATGCGGTGACGTTTGCAGGCGGCATGGCCGCGAGTGGCTTGCGTCCATTCTGCGCGATTTATTCGACTTTCCTGCAACGCGGCTATGATCAGGTGGTCCACGATATCGCCTTGCAAAACCTGCCGGTCCGCTTTGCGATTGATCGTGCCGGGCTGGTTGGCGCCGATGGTCCGACCCATGCCGGTTCCTTTGATATCGGGTATATGGCCGCACTACCGAATATGGTGGTGATGGCCGCCGGCAACGAGTTGGAGCTGATGCATATGGTCCGCACGGCCGCGGCCTATGATGACGGCCCCATCGCCTTTCGCTATCCGCGTGGCGAGGGCGTTGGCCTTGATTTGCCCGAACGCGGCAATGTCATTGAGATTGGCAAGGGCCGTATTGTGCAGGAGGGATCTGATGTCGCGCTGCTCTCCTTCGGCGCGCATCTGTCGGAATGCCAGATTGCGGCTGACCAAATGGCGGCACAGGGTGTGTCGGTTACGATTGCCGATGCCCGCTTTGCCAAGCCGCTGGATCGGGATTTGATCCGGCAACTGCTGCGGCATCACAAGGCTGTCGTGACGGTTGAGCAGGGCGCCCGTGGCGGATTTGGCGCCATGGTGCTGCATGATCTGGCCAATGACGGGCTGCTGGATGGCCGCTGCCAGGTCCGGACGATGACATTGCCCGATCGCTATATAGACCAGGCTGCGCCGGCGGCCATGTATGCCGATGCAGGTCTGACAGCTGTTGATATTGCAGCAACCGCGATGCAGGCCGCAGGGCTGAAGTTGAAACGCTCACCGGTCGGCGTCGCCTGA
- a CDS encoding DUF2796 domain-containing protein: protein MKQALSLIALVAAMPAFGEQTRQLDAHEHGVGKLNIAIDGTTVAMEFHAPGADIVGFEYVAESDADIAAIDAALVTLGAPLDLFTVPDAAACTVAETQVALESEEAHDDHGEDDHGHDDDGHDDHGHDDHSDDDHAAHEEEAGHTEFHAEYTLNCENADALTSIAFGYFDTFPNAQEVEVQIITASGAQGVVVERDAPELNIGQ, encoded by the coding sequence ATGAAACAAGCACTGTCTCTTATTGCCCTTGTCGCCGCCATGCCCGCCTTTGGCGAACAAACCCGCCAATTGGATGCCCACGAACATGGTGTTGGCAAGCTGAATATTGCCATCGACGGCACGACAGTGGCGATGGAATTTCACGCCCCTGGCGCCGACATTGTCGGATTTGAATATGTCGCAGAAAGCGACGCCGACATTGCCGCGATTGATGCGGCCCTTGTGACACTCGGCGCCCCGCTTGATCTTTTTACTGTGCCGGATGCCGCGGCTTGCACCGTCGCTGAAACGCAGGTCGCACTGGAAAGCGAAGAGGCCCATGATGATCATGGTGAGGATGACCATGGCCACGACGACGATGGGCATGACGACCATGGACATGATGATCACAGCGATGACGATCACGCCGCGCATGAAGAAGAGGCCGGACATACAGAGTTCCATGCCGAATATACGCTGAACTGCGAAAACGCTGATGCGTTGACCAGCATTGCGTTTGGATATTTCGATACCTTCCCGAACGCGCAAGAGGTTGAGGTGCAGATCATCACCGCATCAGGCGCGCAGGGCGTTGTGGTGGAACGTGACGCGCCCGAGCTGAATATCGGGCAATAA
- a CDS encoding ABC transporter ATP-binding protein, with the protein MVLALSDVGYRWPGRAGFSLTVPELTVAKAESVLLLGESGSGKSTLLSLICGTILPDQGSVTIADTNIAKLSGGARDRFRAEQVGVIFQQFNLLPFASVTDNILLPLRFAPARRQRVSDAAATAATICSALGLPAEVMGAKATALSVGQQQRVAVARALIGQPPLIIADEPTSALDATSQAAFLDLLFAQTQAHDTSLLMVSHDPRLGDRFDRVIRMEDIAQIERAAA; encoded by the coding sequence ATGGTTCTTGCACTTTCCGATGTCGGCTACAGATGGCCGGGGCGGGCCGGTTTTTCGCTGACCGTGCCGGAATTGACCGTTGCCAAGGCTGAATCTGTTCTGCTGCTGGGTGAAAGCGGTTCGGGGAAATCGACGCTGCTGTCATTGATCTGCGGAACGATTCTGCCCGATCAGGGTAGCGTCACCATTGCAGACACCAATATCGCCAAGCTGTCCGGTGGCGCACGCGACAGGTTTCGCGCCGAGCAAGTCGGCGTGATCTTTCAACAGTTTAACCTGCTGCCCTTTGCATCTGTGACTGACAATATTCTGCTGCCGCTTCGTTTTGCCCCTGCGCGCCGGCAGCGTGTCAGTGATGCCGCAGCCACAGCCGCAACGATTTGCAGCGCACTTGGTCTGCCGGCCGAGGTGATGGGCGCAAAGGCAACGGCGCTTAGCGTTGGCCAGCAACAGCGTGTTGCCGTCGCCCGGGCGCTGATCGGGCAGCCGCCGCTGATCATCGCCGATGAACCGACATCGGCGCTTGATGCAACCAGCCAGGCGGCCTTTCTCGATTTGCTGTTTGCACAGACACAGGCGCATGACACCTCGCTTTTGATGGTCAGCCATGATCCGCGGCTTGGGGATCGCTTTGACCGGGTCATCCGTATGGAAGATATCGCCCAGATCGAAAGGGCCGCTGCATGA
- a CDS encoding ABC transporter permease — translation MILRLAIASLFARALTVGMTILAIALSVALYLGVEKVRTGAKTSFADTISGTDLIVGARSGSVQLLLYSVFRIGNATNNVTWESYQDIAARPDVDWIVPISLGDSHRQFRVMGTTQAFFEHYKYRQGRSLAVADGIIMDDLFDTVIGADVATTLGYSVGDPIIVAHGLASFAEHKDQPFRVSGILEKTGTPVDRTVIVSMEAIEAIHVDWQGGAQIPGQATPADVIRQMNLTPKAVTAALVGVESPLQTFALQRAINEYPEEPLLAVLPGVALQELWGIVGIAETALLAVSAMVVVTALIGMMATIFSSLNERRREMAIFRATGARPATILGMLVLEAMVMAAAGAIIGLGLLYIGLTIAQPVVDSAFGLWLPIDAPTLRELWVIIGVVCAGAIVSLVPALRAYKMSVADGMMVKT, via the coding sequence ATGATCCTGCGTCTGGCCATTGCCTCGCTATTTGCGCGTGCTTTGACCGTGGGCATGACCATTCTTGCCATCGCCTTGTCTGTCGCCCTGTATCTTGGGGTGGAAAAGGTCCGCACCGGCGCCAAGACCAGTTTTGCGGATACGATTTCCGGCACTGACCTGATTGTTGGTGCGCGGTCCGGGTCCGTCCAGCTATTGCTGTATTCGGTGTTCCGCATCGGCAATGCGACCAACAATGTGACCTGGGAAAGCTATCAGGATATCGCGGCGCGGCCGGATGTTGACTGGATTGTCCCGATTTCGCTGGGTGACAGTCATCGCCAGTTCCGGGTGATGGGAACGACCCAGGCTTTTTTCGAACATTACAAATATAGGCAAGGCAGATCGCTGGCCGTCGCAGACGGGATCATCATGGATGACCTGTTTGACACCGTTATCGGTGCCGATGTTGCCACAACGCTGGGCTATAGCGTGGGCGACCCGATCATCGTTGCGCATGGTCTGGCATCCTTTGCCGAGCATAAGGACCAGCCGTTCCGTGTATCGGGCATTCTGGAAAAAACTGGCACACCTGTTGATCGGACCGTGATTGTCAGCATGGAGGCGATTGAGGCGATCCATGTGGATTGGCAGGGCGGCGCCCAGATCCCCGGGCAGGCGACGCCCGCGGATGTGATCCGCCAGATGAACTTGACCCCCAAAGCTGTCACCGCCGCACTGGTCGGTGTCGAAAGCCCATTGCAGACCTTTGCGCTGCAGCGTGCGATCAATGAATACCCCGAAGAGCCCTTGCTGGCTGTCCTGCCCGGCGTTGCCCTGCAGGAACTATGGGGGATCGTGGGCATTGCGGAAACTGCCTTGCTTGCGGTGTCGGCCATGGTTGTTGTCACCGCACTGATCGGCATGATGGCGACGATCTTTTCCAGCCTGAATGAACGCCGCCGCGAAATGGCGATCTTTCGGGCGACGGGGGCAAGACCCGCGACAATCCTTGGGATGCTTGTTCTCGAGGCCATGGTCATGGCTGCAGCGGGCGCTATTATTGGATTGGGGCTGTTATACATCGGGCTGACCATCGCGCAGCCTGTTGTCGATAGCGCCTTTGGTTTGTGGCTGCCAATTGATGCGCCCACCTTGCGCGAGCTCTGGGTGATCATCGGCGTTGTCTGCGCTGGCGCAATTGTGAGCCTTGTGCCCGCATTGCGGGCTTACAAAATGTCGGTTGCAGATGGTATGATGGTGAAAACGTGA
- a CDS encoding Fur family transcriptional regulator, producing the protein MRKRAAARQTDVLTVLKASDRPMTAYQILERLQISEPDIAPPTVYRTLSALTDQGQAHRLESIKAFVPCRCSHVESVPVLAICEDCGSVEEHDGSSLLPQLDALTDQNAFRADRHIVEIHGQCATCAA; encoded by the coding sequence ATGAGGAAACGCGCAGCTGCCCGGCAAACGGATGTTTTGACCGTGTTGAAGGCCTCTGACAGGCCAATGACAGCCTACCAAATTCTGGAACGGCTGCAGATCAGCGAGCCTGATATCGCCCCGCCCACCGTCTATCGCACACTATCGGCACTGACCGATCAAGGTCAGGCACACAGGTTGGAGTCGATCAAGGCCTTTGTTCCCTGCCGCTGCAGCCATGTCGAAAGCGTGCCTGTTCTGGCGATTTGCGAAGATTGCGGATCGGTCGAAGAACATGACGGCAGCAGCCTTTTGCCGCAGCTTGATGCGCTGACGGATCAGAATGCCTTTCGGGCTGATCGTCACATCGTCGAAATTCATGGGCAATGCGCCACCTGCGCCGCCTGA
- a CDS encoding DUF3299 domain-containing protein, translating into MLDRRTTLTLLAGSTLAPGAAFAAAPREIMWDDLIPPGVPYSEIIGEGELDEANDTWNPIYDANAVKLNDALNGAYIRMPGFIIPFEVSAKGVTEFMLVPYMGACIHVPPPPANQLVMVTAAQPWPGDQLWDAVWVTGRMQTQLQSTDLGKTGYFIAADEMEIYEW; encoded by the coding sequence ATGCTAGATCGTAGAACGACATTGACGCTTTTGGCGGGGTCGACGCTCGCACCGGGTGCCGCTTTCGCAGCCGCCCCGCGCGAGATCATGTGGGATGATCTGATCCCACCGGGCGTTCCCTATTCCGAAATCATCGGAGAGGGCGAGTTGGACGAAGCCAACGATACCTGGAATCCGATCTACGACGCCAATGCGGTCAAGCTGAACGATGCGCTGAATGGGGCCTATATCAGGATGCCCGGTTTTATCATTCCCTTTGAGGTCAGCGCCAAGGGCGTGACGGAATTCATGCTGGTCCCGTATATGGGGGCCTGTATCCACGTACCCCCGCCACCCGCAAACCAGCTTGTGATGGTCACCGCAGCACAGCCCTGGCCGGGTGATCAACTGTGGGATGCCGTCTGGGTCACAGGGCGGATGCAAACGCAATTGCAATCGACGGATCTTGGCAAAACCGGATATTTCATCGCCGCCGACGAAATGGAGATCTACGAATGGTAA
- a CDS encoding DUF3299 domain-containing protein gives MVNRRVPRRMVLAGMAATAVAPHAARAEEYIDLEWEDLLPENDVAVQNPLRGLFAHDEDAPLSSQQPASSGVRSDWNGQVVRLPGFIVPIDYSGTGVTAFILVPYVGACVHVPPPPANQLVFVSTPTPYESKGLFEPVNVVGMFGVSSISTQLADIGYALSADRIEPYRS, from the coding sequence ATGGTAAACCGCCGCGTTCCACGTCGCATGGTCTTGGCGGGCATGGCAGCAACGGCTGTCGCACCCCATGCGGCGCGCGCCGAAGAATATATCGACCTGGAATGGGAAGATCTGCTGCCGGAAAATGACGTGGCTGTGCAAAACCCGCTACGCGGCCTGTTTGCACATGATGAAGATGCGCCGCTCTCCAGTCAGCAACCGGCCTCGTCCGGTGTCAGATCCGACTGGAACGGACAGGTTGTCCGTCTGCCAGGGTTCATTGTGCCGATTGACTATAGTGGCACTGGCGTGACCGCCTTTATTCTGGTGCCGTATGTCGGTGCATGCGTGCATGTACCGCCCCCGCCCGCCAACCAGTTGGTTTTCGTCTCAACCCCAACACCTTACGAAAGCAAGGGGTTGTTCGAACCTGTGAATGTCGTTGGGATGTTCGGCGTCTCGTCAATCTCCACGCAGCTTGCAGATATTGGCTATGCCCTATCAGCGGATCGAATTGAGCCCTACCGCTCCTAA